GTACGACTCGTGGTCAGCATCGTATTTTGTGGAGGATATGAAAAACACCTTCGGACTCACGACGATGGAACCCGTTATTCAGGGCAAGAAAACGCTGAGCAGTCCGATGAAGTCCCTTGGAGCTGACTTGGCAAAAAAGAGAGTGGTTTATAACAATAATCCGATTCTGAAATGGTGTCTGACAAATACCTCGGTTGATGTTGATAAAAACGACAATATTCAGCCATGCAAAGGGAATCAGGGTACGCGACGAATTGACGGTATGGCCGGTCTACTGGACGCATATGTC
The nucleotide sequence above comes from Anaerotignum faecicola. Encoded proteins:
- a CDS encoding terminase large subunit, translating into EDLLEQRVREDKISYDLWAEQGLLRLSPGNKVHYKYVKEWFEEVQNELDIYLFKCGYDSWSASYFVEDMKNTFGLTTMEPVIQGKKTLSSPMKSLGADLAKKRVVYNNNPILKWCLTNTSVDVDKNDNIQPCKGNQGTRRIDGMAGLLDAYV